From a single Oreochromis niloticus isolate F11D_XX linkage group LG3, O_niloticus_UMD_NMBU, whole genome shotgun sequence genomic region:
- the LOC109194340 gene encoding H-2 class II histocompatibility antigen, A-K alpha chain isoform X2, with the protein MKMKELLLFLSCVLCVSAYGLHGDVHINGCSDFDAEDMYGLDGEEVAYADFNNHMEVYILPPFAEPMIYPGAYKQAVTELKVCRHNLKALSAVMKDYPSNNHAPSAVMIYTRDEVEFGEENTLICHVTGFYPAPVNVSWTKNGQKVTEGSSTNVPYPNKNGPFTQISRLQFTAQLGDIYSCTVQHLALTEPLTKIYSPIGDPGLRTAGVALLHRLWAC; encoded by the exons atgaagatgaaggagctgctcctcttcctctcctgtgtcctctgtgtctctgcctATG GTCTGCACGGTGATGTTCACATAAACGGCTGTTCAGACTTTGATGCAGAGGACATGTATGGACTGGATGGGGAGGAGGTTGCCTACGCAGACTTTAACAACCACATGGAAGTCTACATTCTGCCTCCTTTTGCTGAGCCTATGATTTACCCCGGAGCTTATAAACAAGCTGTGACTGAGCTGAAGGTCTGCAGACACAACCTGAAGGCTCTCAGCGCGGTGATGAAGGACTACCCTTCCAATAACC ATGCTCCTTCAGCTGTGATGATCTACACCAGAGATGAGGTGGAGTTTGGAGAGGAGAACACTCTGATCTGTCATGTGACTGGTTTCTATCCTGCTCCTGTCAACGTCTCCTGGACCAAGAACGGACAGAAGGTCACAGAAGGATCCAGCACCAACGTTCCCTATCCCAATAAAAATGGACCCTTCACCCAGATCTCCAGACTGCAGTTCACCGCACAGCTGGGAGACATCTACAGCTGCACAGTGCAACATCTGGCCCTGACTGAACCACTGACCAAGATCTATA GCCCCATCGGTGACCCAGGCCTGCGTACTGCCGGTGTTGCTCTCCTCCACAGGCTCTGGGCCTGCTGA
- the LOC109194340 gene encoding H-2 class II histocompatibility antigen, A-U alpha chain isoform X1: protein MKMKELLLFLSCVLCVSAYGLHGDVHINGCSDFDAEDMYGLDGEEVAYADFNNHMEVYILPPFAEPMIYPGAYKQAVTELKVCRHNLKALSAVMKDYPSNNHAPSAVMIYTRDEVEFGEENTLICHVTGFYPAPVNVSWTKNGQKVTEGSSTNVPYPNKNGPFTQISRLQFTAQLGDIYSCTVQHLALTEPLTKIYKVEASAQPDPGVGPSVFCGVGLTLGLFGVAVGTFFLIKGNECS, encoded by the exons atgaagatgaaggagctgctcctcttcctctcctgtgtcctctgtgtctctgcctATG GTCTGCACGGTGATGTTCACATAAACGGCTGTTCAGACTTTGATGCAGAGGACATGTATGGACTGGATGGGGAGGAGGTTGCCTACGCAGACTTTAACAACCACATGGAAGTCTACATTCTGCCTCCTTTTGCTGAGCCTATGATTTACCCCGGAGCTTATAAACAAGCTGTGACTGAGCTGAAGGTCTGCAGACACAACCTGAAGGCTCTCAGCGCGGTGATGAAGGACTACCCTTCCAATAACC ATGCTCCTTCAGCTGTGATGATCTACACCAGAGATGAGGTGGAGTTTGGAGAGGAGAACACTCTGATCTGTCATGTGACTGGTTTCTATCCTGCTCCTGTCAACGTCTCCTGGACCAAGAACGGACAGAAGGTCACAGAAGGATCCAGCACCAACGTTCCCTATCCCAATAAAAATGGACCCTTCACCCAGATCTCCAGACTGCAGTTCACCGCACAGCTGGGAGACATCTACAGCTGCACAGTGCAACATCTGGCCCTGACTGAACCACTGACCAAGATCTATA aggTGGAGGCGTCTGCTCAGCCTGATCCAGGTGTTGGACCCTCTGTGTTCTGTGGAGTGGGTCTGACTCTCGGTCTGTTCGGTGTGGCTGTTGGAACCTTCTTCCTCATCAAAGGAAACGAGTGCAGCTGA
- the LOC100699091 gene encoding H-2 class II histocompatibility antigen, E-S beta chain isoform X2, whose translation MASSFLCLLFISLSTVDGFMTYRLSRCDFNSTELKDIQFTDSYYYNMIEIIRFDSNVGKFVGFTDFGVKTAETWNNIPARLASMRAQKGTYCKSNIDVRYHKLTSKSAQPTVKLHSTTPLSSHHPAMLVCSVFDFFPSKIKVSWHRDGQEVTSDVTSTEEMEDGDWYYQTHCYLEYTPRSGEKISCVVEHASLEKPLITNWGRILVPTH comes from the exons ATGGCTTCATCCTTCCTCTGCCTCCTCTTCATCAGCCTCAGCACAGTAG ATGGATTCATGACTTACAGACTGTCTCGCTGTGACTTTAACTCCACTGAGCTGAAGGACATCCAGTTCACCGACTCTTACTATTACAACATGATAGAGATCATCAGGTTTGACAGCAATGTGGGGAAGTTTGTTGGATTCACTGACTTTGGAGTGAAGACCGCAGAGACCTGGAACAATATTCCTGCAAGGCTGGCTAGTATGAGGGCTCAGAAGGGGACGTACTGCAAATCAAACATTGATGTTAGATACCACAAACTTACGTCTAAATCAG CTCAGCCCACTGTCAAACTTCACTCCACGACGCCTCTCTCCAGTCACCATCCTGCCATGTTGGTCTGCAGTGTCTTTGACTTCTTTCCCAGTAAGATCAAAGTGAGCTGGCACAGAGACGGACAGGAAGTCACCTCTGATGTCACTTCCACTGAGGAGATGGAGGATGGGGATTGGTACTACCAGACCCACTGCTACCTGGAGTACACACCCAG GTCTGGAGAGAAGATCTCCTGTGTGGTGGAGCACGCCAGCCTGGAGAAACCTCTGATCACTAACTGGG GTCGTATCCTGGTTCCCACACACTGA
- the LOC100699091 gene encoding H-2 class II histocompatibility antigen, E-S beta chain isoform X1 has product MASSFLCLLFISLSTVDGFMTYRLSRCDFNSTELKDIQFTDSYYYNMIEIIRFDSNVGKFVGFTDFGVKTAETWNNIPARLASMRAQKGTYCKSNIDVRYHKLTSKSAQPTVKLHSTTPLSSHHPAMLVCSVFDFFPSKIKVSWHRDGQEVTSDVTSTEEMEDGDWYYQTHCYLEYTPRSGEKISCVVEHASLEKPLITNWDPSSSSFMPKTERYKLAIGASGLILCLILSLAGFIYYRQKARGRILVPTH; this is encoded by the exons ATGGCTTCATCCTTCCTCTGCCTCCTCTTCATCAGCCTCAGCACAGTAG ATGGATTCATGACTTACAGACTGTCTCGCTGTGACTTTAACTCCACTGAGCTGAAGGACATCCAGTTCACCGACTCTTACTATTACAACATGATAGAGATCATCAGGTTTGACAGCAATGTGGGGAAGTTTGTTGGATTCACTGACTTTGGAGTGAAGACCGCAGAGACCTGGAACAATATTCCTGCAAGGCTGGCTAGTATGAGGGCTCAGAAGGGGACGTACTGCAAATCAAACATTGATGTTAGATACCACAAACTTACGTCTAAATCAG CTCAGCCCACTGTCAAACTTCACTCCACGACGCCTCTCTCCAGTCACCATCCTGCCATGTTGGTCTGCAGTGTCTTTGACTTCTTTCCCAGTAAGATCAAAGTGAGCTGGCACAGAGACGGACAGGAAGTCACCTCTGATGTCACTTCCACTGAGGAGATGGAGGATGGGGATTGGTACTACCAGACCCACTGCTACCTGGAGTACACACCCAG GTCTGGAGAGAAGATCTCCTGTGTGGTGGAGCACGCCAGCCTGGAGAAACCTCTGATCACTAACTGGG ATCCCTCCTCATCCTCATTCATGCCTAAGACAGAGAGGTACAAGCTTGCCATCGGCGCCTCAGGACTGATCCTCTGTCTGATCTTGTCTCTGGCTGGGTTCATCTACTACAGACAGAAAGCTCGAG GTCGTATCCTGGTTCCCACACACTGA
- the LOC109201535 gene encoding macrophage mannose receptor 1 gives MNTREEPDSNLQAHFMSVYRVKSCWIHCFLQMKEKSFSCDRATMQWSLFLLLLMGQCVFITCQLYEYHFIKEQMSWDEARAYCRENYTDLAKVFDLTDMRRLQDSAQNQTEAWIGLYSEPGRDNRRWHWSLPGEEYTENKTCWGNGEPNDYGGTPENCVMTGDTWEGDKWNDVPCSDTFQFICYNETMKDNKTFHLNDKSVTWTQAQNYCRQHHTDLASGLDQIYSEEFKMLQKSKELWIGLFRDSWRWSDGSNFSFRYWDMDSFNDGLNNRTCATTLLERSGRWSSAGCDQRKPFFCYDDKLILIRENKTWEEALNYCRQKHHDLVSISNPHQQRWVQERAKNASTPFVWLGLHYSCAARLWLWVTDYVVCYERWASGGRTEDCDMSAAMTTGGQHEWVSQRKNETFNFICIKH, from the exons ATGAACACCAGAGAAGAACCAGATTCAAACCTGCAGGCTCATTTCATGTCTGTGTACAGAG TGAAGAGCTGCTGGATTCATTGTTTCctccaaatgaaagaaaagtcaTTTTCATGTGACAGAGCGACGATGCAGTGGAGTctgtttctgcttcttctgATGG gTCAGTGTGTCTTCATCACATGTCAGCTGTATGAGTACCACTTTATTAAAGAACAGATGAGCTGGGATGAAGCACGGGCATACTGCAGAGAGAACTACACAGACCTGGCCAAAGTGTTTGACCTGACAGACATGAGAAGACTTCAAGACTCTGCACAGAATCAAACAGAAGCCTGGATTGGACTGTACAGCGAGCCAGGAAGAGACAACAGGAGGTGGCACTGGTCTCTGCCGGGGGAGGAATACACTGAAAATAAGACCTGTTGGGGAAATGGAGAGCCAAATGATTATGGTGGCACCCCTGAGAACTGTGTGATGACAGGAGACACGTGGGAAGGAGACAAGTGGAACGATGTTCCATGTAGTGACACATTTCAGTTCATCTGCTATAACG AAACGATGAAAGACAACAAAACCTTTCATTTGAATGATAAGTCTGTGACCTGGACTCAGGCTCAGAACTACTGCAGACAGCATCACACCGACCTGGCCAGTGGACTCGATCAGATATACAGTGAAGAGTTTAAGATGCTGCAGAAGTCTAAAGAGCTGTGGATCGGCCTGTTCAGAGACAGCTGGAGGTGGTCAGATGGGAGTAACTTCTCTTTCAGATACTGGGACATGGACTCATTTAATGATGGACTAAACAACAGGACATGTGCTACGACTCTGTTAGAGAGATCAGGAAGATGGAGCTCTGCTGGGTGTGACCAAAGAAAGCCtttcttctgctatgatg ATAAACTGATTCTGATCAgggaaaacaaaacctgggagGAAGCCTTGAATTACTGCAGACAGAAACACCATGACCTGGTTTCAATCAGCAACCCTCATCAGCAGCGATGGGTCCAGGAAAGAGCCAAAAACGCCTCGACTCCTTTCGTGTGGCTGGGACTGCACTACTCCTGCGCTGCACGTTTGTGGCTTTGGGTCACTGATTATGTAGTGTGCTATGAGAGGTGGGCTTCAGGGGGAAGGACTGAAGACTGTGACATGTCTGCAGCCATGACCACAGGAGGGCAGCACGAGTGGGTCAGTCAGAGGAAAAATgagacatttaattttatttgtataaaacACTGA
- the LOC109201533 gene encoding E3 ubiquitin-protein ligase TRIM21-like: MSAASNLRSEDQFLCCICLDVFTDPVSTPCGHNFCKTCISQHWDMSQSCQCPMCNKTFYTRPQLRVNTFISEMVAQFRREAQQKASSSSSEQQAAKPGEVPCDVCTGTRLKALKSCLVCQTSYCQTHLEPHLTKKGLRGHQLIDAVENLEGRMCTKHDKLLELFCKTDQTCVCMLCSVLDHKNHEFVPLREEYEGKKAELEKTEAEIQQMIQKRRLKIQEITESVKMSKDAANRQKAEGVQVFIALMESVERRLKELMKEIEDKQEATEKQAEGLIKDLEQEISELMERSSKVEQLSRSEDHLHLLQSFSSLKAAPPSKDWTEVRVRPPSYEGTVGRAVAQLEETVWKPMKKKLFEAELQRVQQYEVDVTLDPDTAHPELILSDDRKQVYCGDVRKKRPNNPERFSLCPCVLGEQSFSSGRFYFEVQVKGKTDWDLGVATESINRKGKITLKPRNGFWTVWLRNGNEYRALIGSPLPLCLHPGPEKVGVFVDYEEGLVSFYDVGAAALIYSFTGCSFTHKLHPYFEPYMNQGGKNSAPLIICPVNQTESIND; this comes from the coding sequence ATGTCTGCTGCCAGCAATCTGCGATCTGAAGATCAGTTTCTGTGCTGCATCTGTCTGGATGTGTTCACTGATCCAGTCTCTACACCATGTGGACACAacttctgcaaaacctgcaTCAGTCAGCACTGGGACATGAGTCAGAGCTGTCAGTGTCCCATGTGTAACAAGACTTTCTACACTAGACCTCAGCTGAGGGTCAACACCTTCATCTCTGAGATGGTTGCTCAGTTCAGACGTGAagctcagcagaaagccagcagcagcagctcagagcaACAAGCTGCCAAACCAGGAGAAGTTCCCTGTGACGTCTGCACTGGAACCAGACTGAAGGCCCTGAAGTCCTGCCTGGTGTGTCAGACCTCCTACTGTCAGACTCACCTGGAGCCTCATCTGACAAAGAAAGGTCTGAGAGGACATCAGCTGATTGATGCTGTGGAGAACCTGGAAGGCAGGATGTGCACGAAGCACGATAAACTTCTGGAGCTGTTCTGTAAGACCGACCAGACATGTGTCTGCATGCTCTGCTCTGTTTTAGACCACAAGAACCACGAGTTTGTTCCTCTGAGAGAAGAATATGAAGGAAAGAAGGCAGAGCTGGAGAAGACAGAGGCTGAGATTCAGCAGATGATCCAGAAGAGACGACTGAAGATTCAGGAGATCACAGAGTCGGTGAAGATGAGTAAAGATGCTGcaaacagacagaaagcagaagGTGTTCAGGTCTTCATTGCTCTGATGGAGTCTGTTGAGAGACGCCTGAAGGAGCTCATGAAGGAGATCGAAGACAAACAGGAAGCTACAGAGAAACAGGCTGAAGGTCTCATCAAAGATCTGGAACAGGAAATCTCTGAGCTGATGGAGAGAAGCTCTAaggtggagcagctctcacGCTCTGaagaccacctccacctcctccaaagcTTCTCCTCCCTGAAAGCTGCTCCACCCAGCAAGGACTGGACAGAGGTCAGAGTCCGTCCACCATCATATGAGGGGACTGTGGGGAGAGCTGTGGCTCAGCTGGAGGAGACAGTCTGGAAACccatgaagaagaagctgtttgaGGCTGAGCTGCAGAGGGTGCAGCAGTATGAGGTGGATGTGACTCTGGATCCTGATACAGCTCATCCTGAACTCATCCTGTCTGATGATAGAAAACAAGTGTACTGTGGTGATGTGAGGAAGAAACGTCCAAACAACCCAGAGAGATTTTCTCTGTGTCCTTGTGTTTTAGGAGAGCAGAGTTTCTCTTCAGGCAGATTTTACTTTGAGGTTCAGGTTAAAGGAAAGACTGACTGGGATTTAGGAGTGGCCACAGAGTCGATCAACAGGAAGGGAAAAATCACACTGAAACCTCGGAATGGTTTCTGGACTGTGTGGCTGAGAAATGGAAATGAGTACAGAGCTCTTATTGGTTCACCACTCCCCCTCTGTCTTCATCCTGGTCCTGAGAAGGTGGGGGTGTTTGTGGATTATGAGGAGGGTCTGGTCTCCTTTTATGATGTaggtgctgcagctctgatctaCTCCTTTACTGGCTGCTCCTTCACTCACAAACTCCACCCATACTTCGAACCCTATATGAATCAGGGTGGTAAAAACTCTGCACCTCTGATCATCTGTCCTGTCAATCAAACTGAGTCGATCAACGACTGA